The Phormidium sp. PBR-2020 DNA segment CTATCCTCACCGCCATTTACAACAGAGTTTAGAGCGGCTATTTCCGCGCCAATAATGGCTTAATTAACCATGATGAGTGAGTGGATAATCACCTATCGCGGCGAAGTGGCGGCGCTGCTGTCGGCGCTTCTGTGGGCGATCGCAGCCGTTCTCTATCAGCAGGTGGGCGATCGCATCCCACCCCTACAACTAACCCTACTCAAAGGGGTCATCGCCATTGCCCTAATTCTGCTCACCCTACTGCTGCGAGGAACGGGCCTGCCTGAGATGCCGGGGCGATCGCTACTGCTATTAGCCGCCAGTGGTGGCCTGGGCATTAGTGTAGGAGATACCGCCTTCTTCTACGCCCTCAACCGTCTCGGTTCCCGGCGTACACTCCTGTTACAAACCCTCTCTCCCGCCATGACGGCCCTAATCGCGGCGGTGGTTCTGGCAGAACTCCTCACCCCTCGTTCAGGCATTGGCATGATGCTGATTCTCTTGGGGGTGGCCTCGGTGATTCAGGAGCGCGTCAGCCCTAGCGCCGCCACTCCCAAGGCTCAATTTCCCTGGCAGGGGCTGGCCTGGGCGTTGCTAGCGGCGGCGGCCCAAGCAGGCGGGGCGGTTCTCTCGCGGGCCGCCTTAGCCGAAACCGATGTGAGTCCCCTGGTGGCGGCCTTAATTCGCCTAGTGGCAGGATTAGTCTTTTTGCCCCTCTGGATGGCGGCCATGCCCCGTTCAATAACGTTCACTTGGACGCCGATTGCCTCGGGCCGCACCTGGGCCATGATTGGGGTGGCGGCATTTCTGGGAACCTATTTAGCCATTTGGCTGCAACAAACCTCTCTCAAGTTTGCCCTGGCGGGGGTCTCCCAAACCCTCAGTGCCATGAGTCCGATTTTTGTGTTACCGTTGGCGGCCTGGACCGGCGATCGGCTTACCCTGAGGGCTATTCTGGGGGCAGTGGTGGCTGTGTCGGGGGTGGCGTTGTTGTTTTCATGATTACTGAACTAAAATTTGCTGTATTCCCATAACTTTAGTGTGCTTTAAAGGGAACTACAAGTCTTCTAAGGTTAATTTGAGCATAGTTACGGGTGAATTGATTCGCTTATCATGGGATATAAAAATATCAGCTTGATGAATCAAGGCAGTCGAAAGATGAATCGCGTCGGCTAGGGATATTTTTTGCTGAGAACGTACTCTTGCCGCATGGCGTAACACATCTCGATCAATGGCATAGACCGCGAGTTCAGGTCGGTCAACAAGCAATCCTTCATAGATTTCTACTAATGCCGAACTGGTTTTGTACGCACCCACCAAGACTTCAGCTAAGGAGAGTTCGCTCGTCATAGCCATGAGTTGTTGGTTCAGGGCCAATTCAAACAGACGAGTAACTTTTTCAAAAAGGGGCTGCATAGACTCAGTTGGCTCAACGGCGTAGATAAAAACATTAGTGTCTAAATAAACCCGTTTACCCAGTAAGCGCTGCATTATTCGTCGAACTCCCAGGTTTCGCGCTGTTCAGTGATGAAGTGGTTCACGTCTTCAGTTGAGTTAAAACGGCTGTGGGCTTTGCCAGCACCCAAAACGTCGAGCCAGTTGTTCGGGTCTGAGTTTGGAGATTTTGGCTGGTCGTAAATGATGGCGATTTTGACTTTTCCAGCGGGAATTTCCCTGGGAAGATCGAGGTGGAGTTGATGGTTGGCGGGGATTTCGGTTTCGATTTCGTAGTAGTTTTGCATGGTTATCTGAAGATGCGCTTGTAACTCATTTAAGGTTTTGCCCAATCTTATGCCTAATCTTAGTTTGGCTCAGCCGTCTTGCCTCCTGATGGCCCCGTCTAATCCTCTAGCTTAGCCCGAATCCACAATCACCACCTTAACGAACTTACCCGAGAGGTCAGTCTGGGCCAGCAAAGATGACCCGCAAAAGATTACAATACATGAAGCAAACTTAAACACATGTTAGGACAACGCAATATGCGAGTTGCGATCGCCGGTGCCGGACTTGCCGGACTCACCACAGCCGTCAACCTAGCCGATGCCGGCCATGAGGTAGAAATCTTTGAATCCCGTCCCTTCGTCGGCGGTAAAGTGGGCAGTTGGGTCGATGCCGACGGCAACCATATCGAAATGGGGCTGCACGTCTTCTTCGGCTGCTACTACAACCTCTTCGCCCTCATGGAGAAAGTGGGCGCCTTAGATGCCCTACGCCTCAAACAGCATACCCACACCTTCATCAACGACGGCGGACGAGTCGGAGAACTGGACTTTCGGTTTATCACCGGCGCACCCTTCAACGGCCTCAAAGCCTTCTTCACCACCTCGCAACTCTCCCTACAAGACAAGTTGCAAAACTCCCTGGCCCTAGGAACCAGTCCCATCGTTCGGGGTTTAGTCGACTTCGAGGGGGCCATGACCACCATTCGCGACCTCGATCGCATCAGCTTCGCCGACTGGTTTCGCTCCCACGGCGGCAACAACGGCAGCCTCAAGCGGATGTGGAACCCCATCGCCTACGCCCTCGGCTTCATCGACACCGAGAACATCTCCGCTCGTTGTATGTTGACCATTTTCCAACTCTTCGCCGCCCGCAGCGAGGCCTCCGTCTTACGGATGTTGGAAGGCTCCCCCCATACCTATCTCCATCAACCCATCCTCGACTATCTCCAAGAACGGGGGACTAAAATTCATACCCGCCGCCGGGTGCGTCAGATTAAATTTAGTGACCATGACGGCCACACCGAAGTTGATGCCATTGTCGTGGCCCAGGGGGAAACGGAGGAGATTATCGAAGCCGATGCCTATGTCTTCGCCTGCGATGTGCCGGGAATTAAAAAAATCCTGCCCCCTGAATGGCGCAAATGGCCTGAATTTGACAACATCTATAAATTAGACACCGTTCCCGTGGCTACCGTGCAACTGCGGTTTGACGGTTGGGTGACGGAACTGCAAGATGCCCAGAAACGGCAACAATTGCAAGAAGCGGCGGGATTGGATAACCTCCTGTATACCCCCGATGCCGACTTCTCCTGTTTTGCCGATTTAGCCCTAACCAGTCCTGGGGACTATTACAAACCCGGTGAAGGCTCCTTGATGCAGTTAGTTTTAACCCCCGGTGACCCCTTTATCAAACAAAGCAACGAACAGATTGCCCATCATGTCTTAGAACAGGTGCGATCGCTGTTCCCCTCGGCCCGGGACCTCAATATGACCTGGTATAGTGTCGTCAAACTAGCTCAATCCCTCTATCGCGAAGCCCCTGGGATGGATGTCTATCGCCCCGCCCAACGTACCCCCATTGATAATTTCTTCCTCGCTGGCAGTTACACCCAGCAGGACTATATCGATAGTATGGAGGGGGCGACCCTATCGGGAAATCAGGCCGCGCAAGCCATTTTAGAGGAGTTTGCCCGCCAGTAATCCCCATCGTCAATCCCAGGAGTCCTCAGTGTCCCCACCCGCCTGGGACTCCTCAACACCCTCAGACTCATTATTTATCAGATAGCCCTAATGACAGATTGGTTAGAACATAGCGTGCAAGTTGAAGTCCCGATTCCCATTGAGGCAGCCTGGCAGTTATGGTCCGATTTAGAACAAATGCCCCAATGGATGAAATGGATTGAATCGGTCTCGATTTTGGAGCATGACCCAGATTTGTCCCGCTGGAAACTGGCCTCGGGGGCCTTTGAGTTTACCTGGCTATCGCGGATTGTGCGGTTGATTCCCCAACAGATTATTCAATGGGAGTCCGTCGATGGCTTACCGAACCGGGGGGCCGTGCGCTTTTACGATCGCCATGGTTCGAGTATTGTGCGCCTGACAGTGGCCTATGGAATACCGGGTATCCTAGGAAAGATTATGGATAACCTATTTGTGGGGCGAGTGGTGGAGTCGACGATTCAGGCAGATATGGATCGCTTTCGGGAGTACGCTATCCGTCGCCAGCAACCTCAGCCCCAGGACGCTTAATTGGCCGCCTAACCTTCTCCTATGCTACATCTGACGAATCTCAGCTATCATCCCCCGGCCAGTCCGACGGAAATTCTCAAATCCCTGAATTTAGAGTTATCGCCTCAGACATTGGGGTTGATTGTCGGGCCGAGTGGTTCGGGGAAAACGACCTTGTTGGAGATTTTAGCGGGGTTAGCCGAACCCACCTCAGGACAGGTGATGTGGCGCGATCGCGAACTCCTCCCGGAACAATTACGCCAACTGGTGGGATTGGTGTTTCAGTTCCCCGAACGGCATTTTTGCGGCGGAACGATCCTCGAAGAATTACGGCTGGGCCATCCTGAAATTGGCTCAGAACAGGTTAAACAGGCCCTCGAAGCTGTCGGGTTAAGTCATTTATCCCTGTATGGTGCGCCCCATGATCTCAGTGGTGGCCAGCAGCGACGGTTGGCGTTAGCGGTGCAGTTGATTCGTCAACCGCAAGTGTTGCTATTGGACGAACCCACAGCGGGGTTAGATTGGTCAATGCGTCGTCAACTGGCGAATTTACTGAAGCAACTGAAGCAAGATTGGAGTTTGCTGGTGGTGACTCATGACGCGGGGGAACTGTTGGAGATTGCCGATTCCTGTTGGACGATTCACGAAGGAACTGTGACCCCAGTCGATGCCACCTCAGGGGAACAAACCCCCTCCGCCACATTAAGTTAATGCCACTACTGCGGCAGAATTGCTATAGCAAAAATTGGTCTGAATAGGACAAAAAACTGGGGAAAAGAAGGCAACAGGCAATAGGCAACAGGCAATAGGTGGGGAAGAAATCCGGGGATGGTGCGTTCCGGCTAGTTGGGAGATAGTCCCCTCAATCCAACAGTGAGACGATGCCGGGACGCACCCTACCGTTGTCTGATTGATGCCATCGCTCAGGGTTATTTGATTCACGCATCGGTTCCGACAACGTTCAGTAGAGGCTCCTTGAGATTTGCATCCTTTAAGTTCGCATCCGTCAAGTTCGCACCCTTTAAATTAGGGTGTTCCAAATTCGCATGACTCAAATCGGCGTGACTCAAATCAGCGTGACTGAGATTAGCATGACTCAAATCGGCGTGACTCAAATCGGCGTGGCTGAGATTAGCATGACTCAAATCGGCGTGACTCAAATCAGCGTGACTGAGATTGGTCTCTTGAAAGTTAGCATGACGCAAGTCTAATCCTTTCAGATTAGTACTACTCAAGTTAGCTCCGGCAAAGTCTTGAGATAGGTCTAAACCGGCTATTTTGGCCAGCTCGTGCAGATTCTCGGTATCTGCCTCAAGGACTTGTTGAATCAGGTCTTCTAAATCGTCAATAGATGGATCATTATTCATAGCGAATTTCCTGGTAACTGAGATAGGGATTAAATCTGGAGTATAGTATCTTTGAAAAAATTAACTTTTCCAGAATAGCCATCTTATTTGGACTAATATCAGATGGCCAAATTCCACCAACTCCCTCAAAATAAAGATAACGTTCGGAGGTTGTAAATCTTGCCTCTATTTGACAAGGAGTTCCCAAAACTTCGATTCCAGCTAATGGCTCTTGCTCCAGAACTCCCTGCAAGCAAGGTTCTCCCGTCTTAACCCGAAATTCCCAACAGGGATAGTCTTCATTTCCCTTAGTATCAATTTGATAAACATCGAGAATAATTTTTTGAGTTTCTTCGTTTCTCTCTTCACGATCTGATCCCAGTTTTGCCTCAGCTTCATTGGGTTTAATGGACGAAGAGTTTGTACGCTTTCTGACTCGACTGGCTCGGGTCTGTTTTTCGATTTGCAACCTAGGTTGTAACGGCCGCTTAAAAAATCGTCTTTCATAAGGACTTTTACAGTTAGTAAGTTGCAGTCGCAAAGTTCCCTGAGTAATACCGAAGCGTATTTTGCCGCCTGGTAATTGCTCCTCTTGCGTATTCAAGGATAGGGTTAATTTAAGAGCAATGACATCAGGGAGTTTTCGTTGCCAGCCTTGGGATTCAAGAGCTGGATGAAGGGTTAGGAATGCGCAATCAGGAGACTTATTTTCGGCATTACCTTGATTGAGCTTGGGTGGATTTGACATTGAGGGAGAGATCAGAAGAGGAATCAGATGAATGGAAGTTATGTTATCCCATGAAGGCATGGGTCATCCAACCACCGGATGCTAGTCCGACTCCCGAGCTGTCAAGGAGCATCAGGTATTTCCGTTCACAGACGAACT contains these protein-coding regions:
- a CDS encoding SRPBCC family protein, which produces MTDWLEHSVQVEVPIPIEAAWQLWSDLEQMPQWMKWIESVSILEHDPDLSRWKLASGAFEFTWLSRIVRLIPQQIIQWESVDGLPNRGAVRFYDRHGSSIVRLTVAYGIPGILGKIMDNLFVGRVVESTIQADMDRFREYAIRRQQPQPQDA
- a CDS encoding pentapeptide repeat-containing protein, with the protein product MNNDPSIDDLEDLIQQVLEADTENLHELAKIAGLDLSQDFAGANLSSTNLKGLDLRHANFQETNLSHADLSHADLSHANLSHADLSHADLSHANLSHADLSHADLSHANLEHPNLKGANLTDANLKDANLKEPLLNVVGTDA
- a CDS encoding energy-coupling factor ABC transporter ATP-binding protein; protein product: MLHLTNLSYHPPASPTEILKSLNLELSPQTLGLIVGPSGSGKTTLLEILAGLAEPTSGQVMWRDRELLPEQLRQLVGLVFQFPERHFCGGTILEELRLGHPEIGSEQVKQALEAVGLSHLSLYGAPHDLSGGQQRRLALAVQLIRQPQVLLLDEPTAGLDWSMRRQLANLLKQLKQDWSLLVVTHDAGELLEIADSCWTIHEGTVTPVDATSGEQTPSATLS
- the zds gene encoding 9,9'-di-cis-zeta-carotene desaturase — encoded protein: MRVAIAGAGLAGLTTAVNLADAGHEVEIFESRPFVGGKVGSWVDADGNHIEMGLHVFFGCYYNLFALMEKVGALDALRLKQHTHTFINDGGRVGELDFRFITGAPFNGLKAFFTTSQLSLQDKLQNSLALGTSPIVRGLVDFEGAMTTIRDLDRISFADWFRSHGGNNGSLKRMWNPIAYALGFIDTENISARCMLTIFQLFAARSEASVLRMLEGSPHTYLHQPILDYLQERGTKIHTRRRVRQIKFSDHDGHTEVDAIVVAQGETEEIIEADAYVFACDVPGIKKILPPEWRKWPEFDNIYKLDTVPVATVQLRFDGWVTELQDAQKRQQLQEAAGLDNLLYTPDADFSCFADLALTSPGDYYKPGEGSLMQLVLTPGDPFIKQSNEQIAHHVLEQVRSLFPSARDLNMTWYSVVKLAQSLYREAPGMDVYRPAQRTPIDNFFLAGSYTQQDYIDSMEGATLSGNQAAQAILEEFARQ
- a CDS encoding DMT family transporter; its protein translation is MSEWIITYRGEVAALLSALLWAIAAVLYQQVGDRIPPLQLTLLKGVIAIALILLTLLLRGTGLPEMPGRSLLLLAASGGLGISVGDTAFFYALNRLGSRRTLLLQTLSPAMTALIAAVVLAELLTPRSGIGMMLILLGVASVIQERVSPSAATPKAQFPWQGLAWALLAAAAQAGGAVLSRAALAETDVSPLVAALIRLVAGLVFLPLWMAAMPRSITFTWTPIASGRTWAMIGVAAFLGTYLAIWLQQTSLKFALAGVSQTLSAMSPIFVLPLAAWTGDRLTLRAILGAVVAVSGVALLFS
- a CDS encoding type II toxin-antitoxin system VapC family toxin is translated as MQRLLGKRVYLDTNVFIYAVEPTESMQPLFEKVTRLFELALNQQLMAMTSELSLAEVLVGAYKTSSALVEIYEGLLVDRPELAVYAIDRDVLRHAARVRSQQKISLADAIHLSTALIHQADIFISHDKRINSPVTMLKLTLEDL